From one Phocaeicola salanitronis DSM 18170 genomic stretch:
- a CDS encoding ABC transporter permease: protein MKTYFTFLERNKLFTFVNVAGLSISLMFVLLIANMVTRQLTVEKGQRDADRTFVLTNGQFANAHYLIGEKLQSRYPEVEDWCSYTPGYVQYTLIEEKPVNIKLLTTRKNFFEFFSYKLIEGNPEQVLLSNTSIVLTRSCANMLFGGHPALGKTLHFPGINDQTFTVTGIMEDFNNAIIPDNIQAIIPYENTEYINGTISIKDDRMSNATSAMVFIRCPKGVDPNEKAKDVSAYLKEIWWFGGKPVSFIPLRDFYFATNVDCVLPMEQYDITMVWIILTAGVLILLMAVFNYISMSVAQTSYRAKEMATRRLLGSSRPDIFWRMIAESALLTFTAFLIGFLLAKAAEPIAMDLLQVKLDLIGDLTIGTLLIYIAFILLLSYLSGFIPATILSNYSPLDVVKGTFRRKTKTIYLRILNIVQNGLTIAMLTCALFLSVQLYRILHEPLGYTYGNILALTPAGENETLLAFRNEALKLPFVKRICFTQGTPRDGGNNNTMNVPIQGSTKSMSFQCFIADSSFIDMFGIQITQDYQLTNDDGAWMVSENALKEMPGITNYVPNTREGKRGFYISGVFKDFHIRSVMDSQRPLRIQIRDVKDVHPWEILIETNDGDLADYQQQLNTLYESFVKDIPYKSRWYHNQMRDQYKHLFRMNKLIGIFTGAAFLISLLGLTAMSIYFIAQRKRDMAIRKVFGSSPLEEQKRLMSFSLHSIGISLLVALPLAITGVRSINNIIEYESTFPWWVPIASVLIVSLISLVSVYLISRKATRENPVENLKTE, encoded by the coding sequence ATGAAGACCTACTTCACCTTCTTAGAGCGCAACAAGCTCTTTACATTCGTCAACGTGGCGGGGCTGAGTATCTCACTGATGTTCGTACTACTGATTGCCAACATGGTGACCCGCCAGCTTACCGTGGAAAAAGGCCAACGGGACGCTGACCGCACCTTTGTACTTACCAACGGTCAATTCGCCAATGCCCATTACCTTATCGGCGAGAAGCTGCAAAGCCGGTATCCGGAAGTAGAAGACTGGTGTTCTTATACGCCCGGATACGTTCAATATACTTTAATAGAAGAGAAACCAGTCAATATCAAGCTGCTGACCACCCGCAAAAACTTCTTCGAGTTCTTCAGCTACAAGCTGATAGAAGGCAATCCCGAACAAGTCTTGCTAAGCAATACCAGCATCGTGCTCACCCGCTCGTGTGCCAATATGCTATTCGGAGGACACCCCGCCTTGGGTAAAACATTGCACTTCCCTGGAATCAATGACCAGACATTCACCGTCACGGGTATCATGGAAGATTTCAACAATGCAATCATCCCCGACAATATCCAAGCCATTATTCCTTACGAGAATACTGAATACATAAACGGGACCATTAGCATCAAAGACGACCGTATGAGTAATGCCACAAGTGCCATGGTTTTCATACGCTGCCCGAAAGGCGTAGACCCGAACGAGAAAGCCAAGGATGTAAGTGCCTACTTGAAAGAGATTTGGTGGTTTGGTGGCAAACCGGTGAGCTTTATTCCCCTTCGGGATTTCTATTTTGCAACAAACGTAGACTGCGTTCTTCCTATGGAGCAATACGACATCACTATGGTATGGATTATCCTCACGGCGGGTGTGCTCATCTTGCTTATGGCGGTATTCAATTACATCAGCATGAGTGTGGCGCAAACCAGTTACCGAGCCAAGGAAATGGCAACACGCAGGTTGCTCGGCTCGTCACGTCCCGATATTTTCTGGCGCATGATAGCCGAATCAGCATTGCTCACCTTCACGGCTTTCCTTATCGGCTTCCTGCTGGCTAAGGCAGCCGAACCAATTGCCATGGATTTGCTTCAAGTCAAGCTCGACCTGATAGGAGACCTGACCATAGGCACACTCCTTATTTATATTGCATTCATCTTACTGTTGTCTTACCTGTCGGGCTTCATCCCTGCCACCATCCTTTCGAACTACAGTCCGCTGGACGTAGTGAAAGGCACGTTCCGCCGCAAGACCAAAACCATTTACCTGCGCATACTGAATATCGTGCAAAACGGCTTAACCATTGCCATGCTTACCTGCGCCCTCTTCCTGAGCGTGCAATTATACCGCATCCTGCACGAACCGTTGGGATATACCTACGGAAACATCCTTGCCCTCACGCCAGCAGGCGAAAACGAAACACTGCTCGCCTTCCGCAACGAAGCCCTGAAACTGCCTTTCGTGAAACGAATCTGCTTCACCCAAGGCACGCCGCGCGACGGAGGAAATAACAATACAATGAACGTCCCCATACAAGGGAGCACCAAGTCGATGAGTTTCCAATGTTTCATTGCCGACTCTTCTTTCATCGACATGTTCGGCATTCAAATCACACAAGACTACCAGTTAACAAACGATGACGGTGCATGGATGGTGAGCGAAAATGCATTGAAGGAGATGCCGGGTATTACCAATTACGTACCCAACACACGTGAAGGGAAACGTGGCTTCTACATCAGCGGAGTGTTCAAAGACTTTCACATCCGGAGCGTTATGGATTCACAACGTCCCTTGCGCATTCAAATCCGTGACGTAAAAGACGTGCATCCATGGGAGATTTTAATAGAGACCAACGACGGCGACTTGGCAGATTACCAACAACAACTAAACACGTTGTATGAGTCGTTCGTAAAAGATATCCCTTATAAATCACGCTGGTATCACAACCAAATGCGTGACCAATACAAACATCTCTTCCGCATGAACAAGCTGATAGGCATCTTTACTGGAGCGGCATTCCTTATCTCTTTGTTAGGGCTGACCGCCATGAGCATTTACTTCATTGCCCAGCGCAAGCGGGATATGGCAATCCGCAAGGTGTTCGGCTCCAGTCCGCTGGAAGAACAGAAACGACTGATGAGCTTCTCGCTTCATTCCATCGGCATCAGCCTGCTCGTTGCCCTCCCGCTGGCAATCACAGGCGTGAGAAGCATCAACAACATCATAGAATATGAAAGCACTTTCCCATGGTGGGTTCCGATAGCTTCCGTCCTCATCGTGAGCCTCATCTCGCTGGTTTCGGTGTACCTCATCAGCCGGAAAGCCACACGAGAGAATCCGGTGGAAAACCTGAAGACGGAATGA
- a CDS encoding FtsX-like permease family protein, whose translation MNTLARNFSHTFRRFLTASVLNIIGLAIAFASFFVIMTQVDYDLNFNKGYKDYEKIFRAEFKGGEDRDWQTWLSRPFGEIIENSSPYVEAVSNAMIWNSGYDYEVNGHLFNETTQTGFGNFIKTFQPEMIAGSADALNQEGNILIPQSMAIRFFGSTDAVGKTIFEGKQADNKPLTIGGVYKDFPENTQLGNMLLKPLDKNENKDNWNNFNYICYVRLSDATQAESIEKIVSQKLLEMKPFTGGIELKEGTPFFRLTPLSEVHFSKIGNKSASSRTTVYLLICVSFLIVIIAAINFMNFSLAETPMRIKSINTQKVLGATTGSLRTSLIMESVLVSILAFALSLVLILALRDSGVEDLVSADLSLGKHVILLIATFGISVLIGILAGLYPSFYVTSFPPALVLKGSFGLSPKGRKLRTTLVCFQFFISFMLIIAIGIMYAQSRYIRTSEYGYDKDAIIVGETTKEVKQQMNAVVDELSRISGVEGVAFSQFVLSSSDTYMSWGISEGERTMNYEVMPVDYRYLDVMGIRLTEGRNFKSTDGSGFIFNEAARKKYPWLTLNQPPFQKSMAFPVIGFCENIKFTSFRNDNDERPMAFFSTKDLGWEGWENTVNVRVSAGTDKVEIIRSLQKAMEKFTPGHDFHFRFMDQVLDNAYRNELRFTKQILLFSLLAIVISIIGVFGLTMFESEYRRKEIGIRKIFGSTTGEILRMFNRRYLYILIGCFIVAAPFGWWIGQHWLEGFAERTPIRAWIFLTSFLLVTAITMITVTVQSWKNANENPANSIKTE comes from the coding sequence ATGAACACCTTAGCACGCAACTTCTCGCATACCTTCCGGCGTTTCCTCACGGCAAGCGTCCTGAACATCATCGGGCTGGCAATCGCCTTCGCCTCCTTCTTCGTCATCATGACGCAGGTAGACTATGATTTGAATTTCAATAAAGGGTATAAGGATTATGAAAAGATATTCCGCGCCGAATTTAAAGGAGGGGAAGACAGAGACTGGCAAACATGGTTATCCCGTCCGTTTGGAGAAATAATCGAGAACAGTTCTCCCTACGTTGAAGCGGTGTCTAACGCTATGATTTGGAACAGTGGTTACGATTATGAAGTGAACGGACATCTGTTCAACGAAACCACACAAACCGGATTCGGCAACTTCATAAAGACTTTCCAACCCGAAATGATTGCCGGCTCTGCCGATGCGCTCAACCAAGAAGGGAACATCCTGATTCCCCAATCGATGGCGATACGCTTTTTCGGGAGTACAGACGCCGTAGGTAAAACCATCTTCGAAGGCAAACAAGCGGACAACAAACCGCTGACCATAGGTGGAGTATATAAGGATTTCCCCGAAAACACACAGTTAGGAAACATGCTCCTCAAACCGCTCGACAAGAACGAGAACAAAGACAACTGGAACAATTTCAACTATATCTGCTATGTACGCCTAAGCGATGCCACGCAAGCGGAAAGCATCGAGAAAATAGTCAGCCAAAAACTGTTAGAAATGAAACCTTTCACGGGAGGAATCGAACTGAAGGAAGGCACTCCTTTCTTCCGCCTTACTCCCTTATCGGAAGTCCATTTCTCGAAAATAGGGAATAAGAGTGCCAGCAGCCGTACTACGGTCTATCTGCTTATCTGCGTGTCGTTTCTCATCGTCATCATCGCCGCTATCAACTTTATGAATTTCTCGCTTGCCGAAACGCCGATGCGTATCAAAAGCATCAATACGCAAAAAGTGTTAGGGGCAACTACCGGCTCGCTCCGCACCAGCCTGATTATGGAATCGGTGCTCGTCAGCATCCTTGCCTTTGCCCTCAGCCTTGTTTTGATACTGGCTTTGCGCGATTCGGGCGTAGAAGATTTGGTCAGTGCCGACTTGAGTTTAGGCAAACATGTGATTCTCTTAATCGCCACCTTCGGCATCAGTGTATTAATAGGCATACTGGCAGGGCTATATCCATCGTTCTACGTTACCTCTTTCCCTCCTGCCCTCGTACTGAAAGGCTCGTTCGGCTTATCACCCAAGGGACGGAAGTTGCGCACAACACTGGTTTGTTTCCAGTTCTTCATCTCCTTTATGCTGATTATCGCTATCGGTATCATGTATGCTCAAAGCCGATACATCCGCACTTCGGAATACGGTTATGACAAAGATGCCATCATTGTGGGCGAAACAACCAAAGAAGTCAAGCAACAAATGAATGCCGTCGTAGACGAACTGTCACGCATTTCGGGTGTGGAAGGCGTGGCGTTCTCGCAATTCGTTCTCAGTTCATCCGACACTTATATGAGCTGGGGCATTTCCGAAGGGGAACGGACAATGAACTATGAGGTGATGCCGGTAGACTACCGTTACTTGGATGTAATGGGCATCCGCTTGACCGAAGGACGTAATTTTAAATCTACAGACGGCAGCGGATTCATTTTCAACGAAGCCGCAAGAAAGAAATACCCATGGCTCACACTGAACCAGCCTCCATTCCAAAAGAGCATGGCTTTCCCTGTCATAGGTTTCTGCGAGAATATCAAGTTTACCTCGTTCCGCAACGATAACGATGAACGCCCCATGGCATTCTTCTCTACCAAAGATTTAGGTTGGGAAGGTTGGGAAAACACCGTCAACGTCCGCGTCTCTGCCGGAACAGACAAGGTGGAAATCATCCGTTCGCTGCAGAAGGCAATGGAGAAGTTCACGCCGGGACACGACTTTCATTTCCGCTTTATGGACCAAGTGCTCGACAATGCGTACCGCAACGAACTGCGGTTCACCAAGCAAATTCTGCTCTTCTCCCTGCTTGCCATTGTCATCAGCATCATCGGCGTATTCGGCTTGACCATGTTCGAAAGCGAGTACCGCCGCAAGGAGATAGGCATCCGCAAGATATTCGGCAGCACCACGGGCGAAATCCTGCGCATGTTCAACCGCCGTTACCTGTATATACTGATAGGATGCTTCATCGTTGCCGCTCCCTTCGGCTGGTGGATAGGACAGCACTGGCTGGAAGGATTCGCCGAACGCACACCTATCCGTGCCTGGATATTCCTCACCTCCTTCCTCCTCGTCACCGCCATCACCATGATTACGGTCACGGTGCAAAGCTGGAAGAACGCCAACGAGAATCCGGCGAACAGCATCAAGACAGAATGA
- a CDS encoding ABC transporter permease — protein MNTLARNFSHTFRRFLTASVLNIIGLAIAFASFFVIMTQVDYDLNFNKGYKDYQNIYRLEIKPNEEWGWQLWTPRPIAELIGTASPHIQASAITGWVNDNDYEVNGNLFNEPMMTGFGDFMNVFQPEMVTGSTDALEKKDNVLIPVSMAMRMFGSTDVVGKMLFRGKQSDNKPVTIGGVYKDFPENSQIGNYIFMPFDPDIDKNNWGNWNYTCYYRLNNPANVSEVEKLAFQKLMKIAPEELQEGLQEEKDNADFFHLIPLSEVHFSKIGNKSASSRTTVYLLICVSFLIVIVAAINFTNFSLAETPMRLKSINTQKVLGAKTSSLRGGLIAESVLISLIAFAVSLVLLLAVRNSGIQDLVTADLSLGKHLPLLAATFGISILIGVLAGLYPSFYVTSFPPALVLKGSFGLSPKGRKLRTALVCFQFFVAFMLIIAIGIMYTQSRYIRTSEYGYDKDAIVVGDVTQDARKQKDAVVSELSRISGVEGVAFSQFVLNSQDTYMSWGRGEGDKNINFACFPVDEHYLDVMGIRITDGRNFKPSDNGVYIFNEAARKKYPWMAVDMPATPGDWNVVGFCENIRFSTFRNNDIVEPMAFIYVSNAKNWSYENRVNVRISAGTDKVAVIRSLQKAMEKFTPGHDFNFRFMDQVLDNAYRNELRFTRQVLLFSLLAIVISMIGVFGLTMFESEYRRKEIGIRKIFGSTTGEILRMFNKRYLYILIGCFIVAAPFGWWIGQHWLEGFAERTPIRAWIFLASFLLVTAITMITVTVQSWKNANENPANSIKTE, from the coding sequence ATGAACACCTTAGCACGCAACTTCTCGCATACCTTCCGGCGTTTCCTCACGGCAAGCGTCCTCAACATCATCGGGCTGGCTATCGCCTTCGCCTCCTTCTTCGTCATCATGACGCAGGTGGACTATGACTTGAACTTCAACAAGGGGTATAAGGATTACCAGAATATCTACCGGCTGGAAATCAAGCCCAACGAGGAATGGGGCTGGCAGCTTTGGACACCTCGCCCCATTGCCGAACTGATTGGCACCGCCTCGCCACATATCCAGGCATCCGCCATTACCGGGTGGGTAAACGACAACGATTATGAAGTGAATGGAAATCTTTTCAACGAACCTATGATGACCGGCTTCGGCGACTTTATGAACGTGTTCCAGCCCGAAATGGTAACAGGCTCTACCGATGCCTTGGAAAAGAAAGACAACGTATTGATTCCCGTCTCAATGGCTATGCGCATGTTCGGAAGCACGGACGTCGTCGGCAAAATGCTGTTCCGAGGCAAACAGTCGGATAACAAGCCTGTGACCATAGGCGGTGTCTACAAGGATTTCCCCGAGAACTCGCAGATAGGCAACTATATCTTTATGCCTTTTGACCCGGACATAGACAAAAACAACTGGGGCAACTGGAACTACACCTGCTATTACCGTCTGAACAATCCGGCAAACGTTTCCGAAGTGGAGAAGCTGGCATTCCAAAAACTGATGAAAATAGCGCCTGAAGAACTGCAAGAAGGGTTACAAGAAGAAAAAGACAACGCTGATTTCTTTCATTTAATCCCTTTATCGGAAGTGCATTTCTCTAAAATCGGCAACAAGAGTGCCAGCAGCCGCACCACGGTCTACCTGCTCATCTGTGTGTCGTTCCTCATCGTCATCGTTGCCGCTATCAACTTCACGAACTTCTCGCTGGCGGAAACGCCGATGCGCCTCAAGAGCATCAACACGCAGAAGGTGCTGGGAGCAAAGACTTCTTCCCTGCGCGGCGGACTTATTGCGGAATCGGTGCTTATCAGCCTCATCGCTTTTGCCGTATCGCTGGTGCTGCTGCTCGCCGTACGCAATTCAGGCATACAGGATTTGGTGACAGCCGACCTCAGCCTCGGCAAGCATTTGCCTTTACTGGCAGCTACGTTCGGCATCAGCATTCTGATTGGCGTGCTGGCAGGGCTGTACCCCTCATTCTACGTTACGTCTTTCCCTCCCGCACTGGTGCTGAAAGGTTCGTTTGGCCTCTCGCCCAAAGGACGGAAGCTGCGCACGGCGTTGGTATGCTTCCAGTTCTTCGTGGCGTTCATGCTGATTATCGCCATTGGCATCATGTACACACAGAGCCGCTACATCCGCACCTCGGAGTACGGTTATGACAAGGATGCCATTGTCGTAGGCGATGTAACCCAAGACGCACGCAAGCAAAAAGATGCCGTAGTAAGCGAACTGTCGCGCATATCGGGCGTGGAAGGCGTGGCATTCTCGCAATTCGTACTCAATTCGCAAGATACTTATATGAGTTGGGGACGAGGCGAAGGAGACAAGAACATCAATTTCGCCTGCTTCCCTGTAGACGAACATTACTTGGACGTAATGGGCATTCGCATCACCGACGGACGCAACTTCAAGCCCAGCGACAACGGCGTATACATCTTCAATGAAGCCGCACGCAAGAAATATCCGTGGATGGCGGTAGATATGCCAGCCACTCCCGGCGACTGGAACGTAGTGGGTTTCTGCGAAAACATCCGGTTCAGTACGTTCCGAAACAACGACATTGTAGAGCCTATGGCATTCATTTATGTCAGCAACGCAAAAAATTGGAGTTATGAAAACCGCGTCAACGTCCGCATCTCCGCCGGAACGGACAAGGTAGCCGTTATCCGCTCCCTGCAAAAGGCAATGGAAAAGTTCACGCCGGGGCATGACTTCAACTTCCGGTTCATGGACCAAGTGCTCGACAATGCCTACCGCAACGAGCTGCGCTTCACCCGCCAGGTATTGCTATTCTCCCTGCTCGCCATTGTTATCAGCATGATAGGCGTGTTCGGGCTCACCATGTTCGAGAGCGAGTACCGCCGCAAGGAGATAGGCATCCGTAAGATATTCGGAAGCACCACGGGCGAAATCCTCCGCATGTTCAACAAGCGATACCTGTATATACTGATAGGATGCTTCATCGTTGCCGCTCCCTTCGGCTGGTGGATAGGACAGCACTGGCTGGAAGGATTCGCCGAACGCACACCTATCCGTGCCTGGATATTCCTCGCCTCCTTCCTCCTCGTCACCGCCATCACCATGATAACGGTCACGGTGCAAAGCTGGAAGAATGCCAACGAGAATCCGGCGAACAGCATCAAGACGGAATGA
- a CDS encoding GIN domain-containing protein, producing MKQIILSLIVLLGASLNACMAKDNQTSETRNISGYTSIRIDGVATVRFAQSDTWSCRIEGKAEELDRLTTTVKNGTLIIDQRKEGKREQNIQGTTLYLSAPTLDEVEIDGVGTFECEEPLKAEDIRFEIDGVGTIKIADLHCQTVQIDIDGVGKGNVNVYCDKLKARADGVSSLKLSGKAHSADIKDGFLSKINDRRLKVEE from the coding sequence ATGAAACAGATTATCCTTTCACTCATCGTACTTCTCGGCGCAAGCCTCAACGCCTGCATGGCAAAAGACAACCAGACCAGCGAAACACGCAACATCAGCGGCTACACTTCCATCCGTATCGACGGCGTGGCAACCGTCCGCTTCGCGCAAAGCGACACTTGGTCGTGCCGTATAGAAGGCAAAGCCGAAGAATTGGACCGACTCACCACCACAGTAAAAAACGGCACACTAATCATCGACCAACGGAAAGAGGGCAAACGGGAGCAGAACATTCAAGGTACAACCCTCTATCTCTCCGCCCCCACGCTCGATGAAGTGGAAATAGATGGCGTAGGCACATTCGAATGCGAAGAACCACTAAAAGCCGAAGACATCCGTTTCGAAATAGACGGCGTCGGCACTATAAAAATCGCCGACCTGCATTGTCAGACAGTACAGATAGATATCGACGGTGTGGGCAAAGGCAATGTCAACGTGTATTGCGATAAGCTGAAAGCTCGTGCCGATGGAGTCAGTTCGCTCAAGCTGAGCGGCAAGGCGCATTCGGCAGACATCAAAGACGGCTTCTTAAGCAAAATCAATGACCGCCGGCTGAAAGTTGAGGAATAA
- a CDS encoding efflux RND transporter periplasmic adaptor subunit: MDIQLEKKKGIQKKHIPYIAGGAVILALLVWIIFGNHASTLRIDGDALNIADVTYGEFNDYIRLNGQVQPISIVQLSPEEGGIVQEKVVEEGAHVKKGDVILRLSNSNLDLQILNAESELAEKQNLLRNTQVTMQQDKLNNETEKVQLDVDTRRKLRTFQQYERLYNERLISREEYLQAEEDYQVAQKQHALISERLVQDSIYRTIQMDQMEDNLHNMRQNVLLIRERKDKLEVRAPIDGELGLLDVELGQNITAGQMVGQINDLSDFKIEAMIDEHYIDRVTNGLPATFERQGATFSLKVRKVYPEVREGRFRTDLVFEGNRPENIRSGQTYYIDLQLGEPTQSVLIPKGTFFQVTGGNWIFVLDKDGKKAYRRQIRIGRQNPQYYEVLEGLEQGERVIVSGYESYKDNEVLILK, encoded by the coding sequence ATGGATATTCAACTCGAAAAGAAAAAAGGCATTCAGAAGAAACACATCCCCTACATCGCAGGCGGCGCGGTCATCCTCGCCCTGCTGGTATGGATTATCTTCGGCAACCACGCATCCACCTTGCGCATCGACGGCGACGCGCTCAACATCGCCGACGTCACCTACGGAGAGTTCAACGACTACATCCGCCTCAACGGACAAGTGCAACCCATTTCTATCGTGCAGCTCAGCCCCGAAGAAGGCGGCATCGTGCAGGAAAAAGTAGTCGAGGAAGGCGCGCACGTGAAGAAAGGCGACGTCATCCTCCGCCTGAGCAACTCGAACCTCGACCTGCAGATATTGAACGCCGAATCGGAACTCGCCGAAAAACAAAACCTTTTGCGTAACACGCAAGTGACCATGCAGCAAGACAAGCTGAACAACGAGACCGAAAAGGTACAGCTCGACGTAGATACCCGCCGCAAGCTCCGCACCTTCCAACAATACGAACGCCTCTACAACGAACGGCTCATCAGCCGCGAAGAATATCTGCAAGCGGAAGAAGATTATCAGGTAGCCCAAAAGCAGCATGCCCTCATCAGTGAACGCCTTGTGCAAGACTCCATTTACCGCACCATCCAAATGGACCAGATGGAAGACAACCTGCACAACATGCGCCAGAACGTCCTCCTCATCCGCGAGCGCAAGGACAAGCTGGAAGTGCGTGCCCCGATAGACGGAGAACTGGGACTGCTGGATGTGGAACTGGGACAGAACATCACTGCCGGACAAATGGTGGGCCAGATAAACGACCTCTCCGACTTCAAGATTGAAGCAATGATAGACGAGCACTACATCGACCGCGTCACCAACGGGCTGCCAGCCACCTTCGAACGGCAGGGAGCAACGTTCAGCCTCAAGGTGCGCAAAGTCTACCCCGAAGTGCGCGAAGGACGTTTCCGCACCGACCTTGTCTTCGAAGGCAACCGCCCCGAAAATATCCGCAGCGGACAGACGTATTACATCGATTTGCAATTGGGCGAACCGACCCAAAGCGTCCTCATCCCGAAAGGAACGTTCTTCCAAGTGACGGGCGGCAACTGGATTTTCGTCCTCGACAAGGACGGCAAGAAAGCATACCGCCGCCAAATCCGCATCGGACGTCAGAACCCCCAATACTACGAGGTGCTGGAAGGCCTGGAGCAGGGCGAACGCGTCATCGTCTCCGGCTACGAAAGCTACAAGGACAACGAAGTGCTCATCTTAAAATGA
- a CDS encoding TolC family protein: protein MNIRKSMGMLLCLCSLAATAQEAWDIDRCMAYAVEHNRTVKQRKLESDNYRLDKIEAIGQFLPGVSGSVSAQYSYGRSVDPETNTYISQSTFNNGYAMEGSMPIFQGGSLINQVRRARANELLGKAALQEAKDNTALETFQAYIDALYYYGTTRLAEQKLVESDSLVYKTRRQEALGLKGMADVAQMEAQQATDAYNLTHQRNLYETAMLTLKQTMNYPVADTLVLDTRLIDTPVIEQVRLSADNADDVFRIALNCNPTLRQSEMNKQVARMNRKISWGSLFPTISIFGGISSSYYKELHQSGYDNFADQMKNNFGSYFGISMSIPIFNRMSGSIGVKQAKNNYLIATQQYEAQKEALQKLVLQAVQDREGFLKESLQMEKKVTSDSIAYRVTRRKFEEGLMTSLDVQNNASTLLESQTGLLQSKLTYVMKCRLVDYYKGEEIIRNEERNATKETQIIAD, encoded by the coding sequence ATGAACATACGAAAATCAATGGGCATGCTGCTCTGTTTGTGCAGCCTGGCGGCAACCGCCCAAGAAGCATGGGACATCGACCGCTGCATGGCATACGCTGTAGAACACAACCGTACCGTGAAGCAGCGAAAACTGGAATCCGACAACTACCGGCTGGACAAGATAGAAGCCATCGGGCAATTCCTGCCTGGAGTAAGCGGAAGCGTGAGTGCACAGTACAGTTACGGACGTTCGGTAGACCCCGAAACCAACACCTACATCTCACAATCTACGTTCAACAACGGCTATGCCATGGAAGGCTCGATGCCTATCTTTCAGGGAGGAAGCCTTATCAACCAAGTGCGGCGGGCAAGAGCGAACGAACTGTTAGGCAAAGCCGCCCTGCAGGAAGCGAAAGACAATACCGCACTCGAAACCTTCCAGGCATACATCGACGCTCTTTATTACTACGGAACGACCCGTCTGGCAGAACAGAAGCTGGTAGAAAGCGACTCATTAGTTTACAAGACCCGACGCCAAGAAGCGTTGGGACTGAAAGGCATGGCAGACGTGGCACAAATGGAAGCCCAGCAAGCCACCGATGCCTACAACCTGACCCATCAGCGCAACCTCTATGAGACGGCAATGCTCACCCTGAAGCAGACGATGAACTATCCCGTAGCGGATACCCTCGTGCTCGACACCCGGCTGATAGACACACCCGTCATCGAACAGGTGCGGCTCTCGGCAGACAATGCCGATGATGTGTTCCGCATCGCCCTCAACTGCAACCCCACCCTGCGCCAGTCGGAAATGAACAAGCAAGTGGCGCGGATGAACCGCAAGATATCGTGGGGCTCGCTCTTCCCTACCATCAGCATCTTCGGTGGCATCTCTTCTTCTTATTATAAAGAGTTACACCAAAGCGGCTACGACAACTTCGCCGACCAGATGAAGAACAACTTCGGTTCCTACTTCGGCATCTCGATGAGCATCCCCATCTTCAACCGCATGTCCGGTTCCATTGGTGTGAAGCAGGCAAAAAACAATTACCTCATCGCCACCCAGCAATACGAGGCACAGAAAGAAGCCTTGCAGAAACTGGTGCTGCAAGCCGTGCAAGACCGCGAAGGATTCCTCAAGGAAAGCCTGCAGATGGAAAAGAAAGTCACCTCCGACTCCATCGCCTACCGCGTCACACGCCGCAAGTTCGAAGAAGGACTGATGACCTCGCTCGACGTGCAGAACAACGCATCCACCCTCCTCGAAAGCCAGACCGGACTGCTGCAAAGCAAACTCACCTACGTAATGAAGTGCCGCCTGGTAGATTATTATAAAGGAGAGGAAATCATTCGGAATGAAGAGAGAAATGCTACTAAAGAAACGCAGATTATCGCAGATTAA